A single region of the Candidatus Omnitrophota bacterium genome encodes:
- a CDS encoding cytochrome c biogenesis protein ResB, whose amino-acid sequence MTTRTPLHRLTKTLGSLTVAVPLIIAIAIVLAWGTIYEARFGTASVQQFIYRSWWFQLLLGFLAVNLAIVAASRYPWKKHHAPFVLAHLGIICILLGGVLGGRFGVDGQMIIPEGQAEQVIESQSNVIVVHVPDEASARPPDAHGHAQADSPTAGAHQIIPTSFETQAWVQEPNATFMVSLSGRTIQLTVDRFYPDVITTETVTDDGADDHPAVQVRISHHEQQDEFWLLARDAERFGTGWGEAHVLFLEAETDAQLKRLTGEATETALPRGMLSVTVPGLSRPQQMPVPAERNLAVNVPGTPYSVTFKDYFPDFAITEEGVISRSETPNNPAISFILSGPEGTDAYLLFALHPDFQSMHGFKHAIPAQVSYTHAAGDMLPPNAIAILRTPSKGLMAVLTGSDQQRQVIKPLALNTDYTQAPLGYTFRLLASYPRARLTETISNRSNEIHAEAIHVIGTEGSSKDEAWVLLRNSAELQLDKGRVVVEFRPDQRKLPVTIKLLDFRKITYPGTSMASGFEADVQLSDPERGVILMKKISMNNPLRYRGYHFYQSSYIDGPTQTTVLSVRNDPGTPLVYAGFLVVVAGMVSMFILRRKAPVISGKAGRRRRA is encoded by the coding sequence ATGACGACTCGCACCCCATTGCATCGGCTCACGAAGACGCTTGGATCACTGACGGTCGCCGTGCCGCTCATTATCGCCATTGCGATAGTGCTGGCGTGGGGCACGATCTATGAAGCGAGATTCGGCACCGCGTCGGTCCAACAGTTCATTTACCGCTCCTGGTGGTTTCAGCTGCTGCTGGGGTTTCTCGCGGTGAATCTTGCCATCGTCGCAGCTTCGCGCTATCCGTGGAAGAAGCATCACGCGCCGTTTGTCCTCGCCCATCTGGGCATCATTTGCATTTTGCTGGGCGGGGTGCTCGGCGGCCGCTTCGGCGTTGACGGGCAAATGATCATTCCGGAAGGGCAGGCCGAGCAGGTCATCGAGTCGCAGAGCAACGTCATCGTGGTGCACGTGCCCGACGAAGCCTCGGCCCGCCCGCCGGATGCGCACGGGCACGCGCAGGCCGACTCGCCGACGGCCGGCGCGCATCAGATCATTCCCACCTCGTTTGAAACGCAGGCATGGGTGCAGGAGCCCAACGCTACGTTCATGGTGTCCCTGTCCGGCCGGACGATCCAGCTGACCGTGGATCGGTTTTATCCCGACGTCATCACGACGGAGACCGTGACCGATGACGGCGCCGACGACCATCCCGCGGTGCAGGTGCGGATCAGCCATCACGAGCAGCAGGATGAGTTCTGGCTGCTCGCGCGGGATGCCGAGCGGTTCGGCACGGGGTGGGGCGAAGCGCATGTCCTGTTTCTGGAGGCGGAGACCGACGCGCAACTGAAGCGGTTGACCGGCGAAGCGACGGAGACCGCACTGCCGCGCGGGATGCTGTCCGTCACGGTGCCTGGGTTGTCACGGCCGCAGCAGATGCCGGTTCCGGCCGAGCGGAATCTCGCGGTGAACGTTCCCGGCACGCCGTATTCGGTCACCTTCAAAGATTATTTCCCGGATTTCGCCATCACTGAGGAGGGGGTCATCTCGCGCTCCGAGACGCCGAACAATCCGGCGATCTCCTTTATACTCAGCGGGCCCGAAGGCACCGACGCCTATTTGCTGTTCGCGCTGCATCCGGATTTTCAGTCGATGCATGGCTTCAAGCACGCGATTCCAGCGCAGGTCAGCTATACCCATGCGGCCGGCGACATGCTGCCGCCGAACGCGATCGCGATCCTCCGGACGCCATCAAAAGGATTGATGGCGGTCCTGACCGGCAGCGACCAGCAGCGCCAGGTGATCAAGCCGCTGGCGCTGAACACCGACTACACGCAGGCGCCGCTCGGCTATACCTTCCGGCTGCTGGCGTCCTACCCGCGGGCTCGCCTGACGGAAACCATCTCCAACCGCAGCAATGAGATTCATGCTGAAGCGATCCACGTCATCGGCACGGAGGGATCGAGCAAGGATGAGGCGTGGGTGTTGTTGCGTAATAGCGCCGAACTCCAGTTGGACAAGGGGCGGGTGGTGGTGGAGTTCCGACCGGATCAGCGCAAACTGCCGGTGACGATCAAGCTGTTGGATTTTCGCAAGATCACCTATCCTGGCACCTCAATGGCCTCCGGATTCGAGGCGGATGTGCAGCTCTCTGATCCTGAGCGCGGCGTGATCCTCATGAAAAAAATCAGCATGAATAACCCGCTGCGCTACCGCGGCTACCATTTTTATCAATCCAGCTACATTGACGGCCCCACGCAGACCACCGTGCTGTCGGTGCGCAACGATCCCGGCACGCCGCTGGTCTACGCCGGATTCCTCGTGGTCGTTGCCGGCATGGTGAGCATGTTTATTCTCCGTCGGAAGGCCCCGGTGATCAGCGGCAAGGCCGGTCGCCGTCGTCGAGCATAA
- a CDS encoding cytochrome b/b6 domain-containing protein has translation MSRGRQLAIGAALAVTALLASRAATAAAEPLEDSACFSCHGDPAAGRFIHPEKFSASIHGHNHCTSCHADIAAVPHDVPVKPVNCSQCHQLEAEVYRQSDHGLAVHRGVQEAASCRDCHGNPHELVNVRDPASPVERANIPATCARCHSQTKEMAKFHLNQAAPIATYEESVHGLALKQGVPTAAVCTDCHGSHDLHKATNDASKLFWQQIPQTCGKCHENIKNTYARSVHGTAVGAGKREAPVCTDCHGEHTIAAVKQATSKVYPSHIPETCGQCHATERIVTKYQLPSHVVDTYMDSFHGLALQLGSLRAANCASCHGAHDILPSGDERSSVNPKNLAKTCGVCHPGVGGLVAKGQIHSGTQPGLEHRAVSVVRNIYFWLILLTIGGMFLHNLLDFARKCSRHYQMKKAAGGRLRMTLNERIQHGVLLAAFATLAYTGFALKFPQAWWATPFVGRIDWRSLGHRAAALIFVALALYHLWFMCATARGRKELKALWPRWRDAIDLLLMMGFYLGLRQDRPAVGRYSYVEKAEYWALVWGSIIMTLTGAFLTWQDWTLRVLPKWFFDVMTAIHYYEAILACLAIVIWHMYFVMFDPDEYPMKWTWVTGQSSEADQRHRKPDDEPPN, from the coding sequence ATGTCCAGGGGACGGCAGCTCGCAATCGGCGCAGCACTGGCGGTGACCGCACTCCTCGCCAGCCGCGCGGCGACGGCGGCGGCCGAGCCCTTGGAAGATAGCGCGTGTTTTTCCTGCCACGGCGATCCCGCCGCCGGGCGCTTCATCCATCCTGAAAAGTTTTCCGCCTCCATCCATGGCCATAATCACTGCACGAGCTGCCATGCCGATATCGCCGCCGTCCCGCACGACGTCCCTGTCAAGCCGGTCAATTGTAGCCAGTGCCATCAGTTGGAGGCCGAGGTGTACCGGCAGAGCGACCACGGCTTGGCCGTGCATCGCGGGGTGCAGGAGGCCGCGTCCTGCCGGGACTGCCACGGCAATCCGCATGAGCTGGTGAACGTGCGGGATCCCGCCTCGCCGGTTGAGCGCGCCAACATCCCCGCCACGTGCGCTCGGTGCCACAGCCAGACCAAGGAGATGGCGAAGTTTCATCTCAACCAAGCCGCGCCCATCGCCACCTATGAAGAAAGCGTGCACGGCCTCGCCTTGAAGCAGGGCGTGCCGACGGCGGCGGTGTGCACCGACTGCCACGGCTCCCATGATTTGCACAAAGCGACGAATGACGCCTCGAAACTCTTCTGGCAGCAGATTCCGCAGACCTGCGGCAAGTGCCATGAAAACATCAAGAACACCTACGCGCGCAGCGTCCACGGCACGGCCGTCGGAGCGGGGAAACGGGAGGCCCCGGTCTGCACCGACTGCCACGGCGAGCACACCATTGCCGCCGTCAAGCAGGCGACTTCGAAAGTCTACCCGTCCCATATCCCGGAAACCTGCGGCCAATGCCATGCGACGGAGCGCATCGTCACCAAGTACCAGCTGCCATCCCATGTGGTGGATACGTACATGGACAGCTTTCACGGCCTGGCCCTGCAGCTGGGCTCATTGCGGGCGGCCAACTGCGCGTCCTGCCACGGGGCGCATGACATCCTGCCGTCTGGCGATGAACGCTCCTCGGTGAATCCCAAGAACCTTGCGAAAACGTGCGGGGTGTGCCATCCCGGTGTCGGCGGCCTGGTCGCCAAGGGACAGATTCACTCCGGCACGCAGCCCGGCCTGGAGCATCGGGCCGTCAGCGTCGTGCGGAACATCTACTTCTGGCTCATTCTGCTGACGATCGGCGGCATGTTCCTCCACAACCTGCTCGACTTTGCGCGGAAATGCTCGCGCCATTACCAGATGAAGAAGGCCGCAGGCGGACGTCTCCGGATGACGCTCAATGAGCGGATCCAGCATGGCGTGCTGCTCGCGGCGTTTGCCACGCTGGCCTATACCGGCTTCGCGCTGAAGTTTCCGCAGGCATGGTGGGCGACACCGTTTGTGGGGCGCATCGACTGGCGCAGCCTCGGACATCGGGCCGCCGCGCTCATCTTTGTGGCACTCGCCCTGTATCATCTCTGGTTCATGTGCGCGACCGCGCGAGGCCGAAAGGAGTTGAAGGCCTTATGGCCCCGATGGCGCGATGCGATCGACCTCCTCTTGATGATGGGGTTTTATCTCGGCCTACGCCAGGACCGTCCGGCGGTGGGCCGCTACAGTTATGTGGAAAAAGCCGAATACTGGGCGCTGGTCTGGGGGTCGATCATCATGACGCTCACCGGGGCCTTCCTGACGTGGCAAGACTGGACGCTGCGCGTCTTGCCAAAATGGTTTTTTGATGTGATGACGGCCATTCATTACTACGAGGCGATCCTGGCGTGTTTGGCGATTGTGATCTGGCACATGTATTTCGTGATGTTCGATCCGGATGAGTATCCGATGAAGTGGACCTGGGTGACCGGACAATCCTCCGAAGCAGATCAACGCCATCGAAAGCCCGATGATGAACCGCCGAATTGA
- a CDS encoding NapC/NirT family cytochrome c, which yields MMPPFRKPPSLLRNPISFIGIAITLTSTAFGLPMMLIDMFSHQAHPYLAVLIYLVLPFVAIGGAVLILLGVLWERASRRRRPEHVVPPLPRIDLNYPKHQALVAAALIGVMVAIVLLSVTGYRAYHFTESVKFCGLVCHDVMKPEYTAYQHSPHARVACTQCHVGPGASWFVRSKISGAYQVYAVATNRYPRPIATPVKSLRPAQETCEQCHWPAKFFGAQQKTLTRYLADERNSPWQIQMLIKVGGGDPKTGATGGIHWHMNINNQMEYIASDESREVIPWVRATDHEGRSTEYMSTEQPLSPQQRAQATIRRMDCVDCHNRPSHIYRPPDQAVDQAFDAGLMDRRLPYLKREAIRALVVPYATELEARDKIARHLLAFYQREYPEVYQTQRPAIQGAAQAAQSLYAQNIFPEMKADWRAHPNHIGHLNSDGCFRCHDGLHQSPEGKVITKNCQACHTILAQGAPEEMAGVKLQEQPFRHPVDVGVDVTEYKCSQCHTGTSGVD from the coding sequence ATGATGCCTCCATTCCGCAAGCCTCCCAGCCTCCTGCGCAATCCGATCAGCTTCATTGGCATCGCGATCACCCTGACGAGCACGGCGTTCGGGCTGCCGATGATGCTCATCGACATGTTCAGCCATCAGGCGCACCCGTATCTGGCCGTCCTGATCTATCTCGTGCTGCCGTTCGTGGCGATCGGCGGGGCGGTCCTGATCCTGCTCGGAGTGCTGTGGGAGCGCGCCAGCCGCCGGCGCCGGCCGGAGCACGTCGTGCCCCCGCTGCCGCGCATCGACTTAAACTACCCAAAGCATCAAGCGCTCGTCGCGGCGGCACTCATCGGCGTCATGGTGGCCATCGTGCTGCTGTCGGTGACCGGCTACCGCGCCTACCACTTCACGGAATCGGTGAAATTCTGCGGCCTCGTCTGCCACGACGTGATGAAGCCCGAGTACACGGCCTACCAGCACTCGCCGCACGCCCGTGTGGCGTGCACGCAGTGCCATGTGGGCCCCGGGGCGAGCTGGTTCGTCCGCTCAAAGATCAGCGGCGCGTATCAGGTGTATGCGGTCGCCACGAACCGGTACCCGCGCCCGATTGCAACACCCGTCAAGAGCCTTCGCCCGGCGCAGGAGACATGCGAGCAATGCCATTGGCCGGCGAAATTTTTCGGCGCCCAGCAGAAAACGCTCACGCGATATCTGGCCGATGAGCGCAACAGCCCGTGGCAGATCCAGATGCTGATCAAAGTCGGCGGCGGCGATCCCAAGACCGGGGCGACCGGCGGCATCCACTGGCATATGAACATCAACAACCAGATGGAGTACATCGCGTCGGATGAGAGCCGCGAGGTGATTCCCTGGGTGCGCGCCACGGATCATGAGGGGCGCTCCACCGAGTACATGTCGACGGAGCAGCCGCTGAGCCCGCAGCAGCGCGCGCAGGCCACGATCCGCCGGATGGATTGCGTGGATTGCCACAATCGCCCCTCGCACATCTATCGCCCGCCGGATCAGGCGGTGGATCAGGCGTTTGACGCGGGGCTGATGGATCGGCGCCTGCCGTATCTCAAGCGCGAAGCCATCCGCGCGCTGGTCGTCCCGTACGCCACGGAGCTCGAGGCGCGCGATAAGATCGCGCGGCACCTGCTGGCGTTTTATCAGCGCGAATACCCCGAGGTCTATCAAACGCAGCGGCCCGCCATTCAGGGGGCCGCGCAGGCCGCGCAGTCGCTCTACGCGCAGAACATCTTTCCGGAGATGAAAGCGGATTGGCGCGCGCATCCGAATCACATCGGCCACCTGAATTCCGACGGCTGCTTCCGCTGCCATGACGGGCTGCACCAAAGCCCTGAGGGCAAGGTCATCACCAAAAATTGCCAGGCCTGCCACACCATTCTCGCGCAGGGCGCTCCGGAGGAGATGGCGGGGGTGAAGCTGCAAGAGCAGCCCTTCCGCCACCCGGTCGACGTGGGGGTGGATGTGACGGAATACAAATGCAGCCAGTGCCACACCGGCACTTCCGGTGTGGACTAA
- a CDS encoding cytochrome c3 family protein, with translation MEAADSCVECHQSFESGAAAPTQAMTHDVHLQRGLSCADCHGGDPTAADQAAAMDVAKGFIGRPSRSDIPQFCARCHADPSYMRKYNPNLPTDQYAKYLTSQHGKRIAQGDHDVAVCTSCHEAHGIRSKQDPLSPVFPTNIPGTCATCHTDANIMERHGLPVTQHWEYAQSVHGQALLHRGDRGAPHCASCHGSHEAARPGVVAIGNVCAQCHSLTRDLFAKSAHKAAHETLGLPECEVCHGNHLIQKPTDDLLGTGPKALCITCHEPGSKGFVTAQRMRDAIERLKSEEVGATATVKRAAALGMDVSDAEFGLQEASAKLTKARTYVHSFSFSTMEPIVEDGVQHARQADARGQQAIAEFHFRRQGLWISLLIIGLLIIGLIVWIRDLERPRGPS, from the coding sequence GTGGAGGCGGCGGATTCCTGCGTGGAGTGCCATCAAAGTTTTGAGTCGGGAGCCGCGGCCCCCACGCAGGCCATGACCCACGACGTGCACCTCCAGCGCGGCCTCTCCTGCGCGGATTGCCATGGGGGCGATCCGACCGCGGCGGATCAGGCGGCTGCGATGGATGTTGCGAAGGGCTTCATCGGCCGCCCATCGCGAAGTGACATCCCGCAATTCTGCGCGCGCTGCCACGCGGATCCCTCCTACATGCGCAAGTACAATCCCAACCTGCCGACCGACCAGTACGCCAAGTATCTCACCAGCCAGCACGGCAAGAGAATCGCCCAGGGCGATCACGACGTGGCGGTCTGCACGAGCTGCCATGAGGCGCACGGGATCCGGTCCAAACAGGATCCGCTCTCGCCGGTGTTTCCGACGAATATCCCCGGCACCTGTGCGACGTGCCACACGGATGCCAACATCATGGAGCGCCACGGGCTGCCCGTCACGCAGCATTGGGAATACGCGCAGAGCGTGCATGGCCAAGCCCTGCTGCATCGCGGCGATCGCGGCGCGCCCCACTGCGCGTCCTGCCACGGCTCGCACGAGGCGGCCCGGCCCGGAGTGGTCGCCATCGGCAATGTCTGCGCCCAATGCCACAGCCTCACGCGCGATCTGTTTGCGAAGAGCGCGCATAAGGCGGCGCATGAGACGCTGGGGCTGCCCGAGTGCGAAGTCTGCCACGGGAATCACTTGATTCAGAAACCCACGGATGACCTGCTCGGCACCGGGCCCAAGGCGCTGTGCATCACGTGCCATGAGCCAGGCTCCAAAGGATTTGTCACCGCGCAGCGCATGCGCGATGCCATCGAGCGCCTGAAGTCGGAAGAAGTTGGTGCCACGGCCACCGTCAAGCGCGCCGCCGCGCTTGGCATGGATGTCAGCGACGCGGAATTCGGCCTGCAGGAGGCCTCGGCGAAACTGACCAAAGCCCGCACGTATGTCCATTCGTTCTCGTTCTCGACGATGGAGCCCATCGTGGAAGACGGCGTGCAGCACGCGCGCCAGGCCGACGCGCGCGGCCAGCAGGCCATTGCCGAGTTTCATTTCCGCCGCCAGGGGTTATGGATCTCGCTCCTCATCATTGGACTCTTGATCATCGGCCTGATCGTGTGGATTCGCGACCTTGAGCGGCCGCGCGGGCCCTCGTAA